In one Acidobacteriota bacterium genomic region, the following are encoded:
- a CDS encoding LLM class F420-dependent oxidoreductase: MKFGAFIPQGWRLDLAGIDRADHWDTMVRVTKTIEASNYVSAWVYDHFHTVPVPTQEPVYEAWTLMAALAAVTDTVRLGQMCTCNSYRNPAYLAKVAASIDAISNGRVEMGIGAGWYDHEYRGYGYPFDKPSVRIGRLKESVEIMRAMWTEDVVTYDGKHYQLDGAMCQPKPVQEPMIPMWIAGGGEQLTLNVAARYADYTNFGGDDINEFIHKSEVLAGHCADVGRNFDDITRSCNFNVICAPTEAEVAEKLDHIVEAARPFIEQKDGQIDRMKEMLAPMSGTPEQLVERLQPWVDAGMGYGIAYFPDAAHDTSSLELFAAEVVPNLG, translated from the coding sequence ATGAAATTTGGAGCATTTATACCACAAGGATGGCGACTCGACCTCGCCGGAATCGACCGCGCCGACCATTGGGACACCATGGTCAGGGTCACCAAGACGATCGAAGCAAGCAACTACGTTTCGGCGTGGGTGTATGACCACTTCCACACCGTTCCGGTGCCCACCCAGGAACCGGTGTACGAAGCGTGGACGCTGATGGCGGCGCTCGCTGCCGTGACTGACACCGTCCGCCTTGGGCAGATGTGTACCTGCAACTCCTATCGCAACCCGGCATATCTCGCCAAGGTCGCAGCATCGATCGACGCAATCTCGAACGGGCGTGTCGAGATGGGCATCGGTGCCGGTTGGTACGACCACGAATACCGTGGGTACGGCTACCCGTTCGACAAACCGTCGGTACGTATCGGCCGTCTCAAGGAGTCTGTCGAGATCATGCGTGCGATGTGGACCGAAGACGTCGTCACCTACGACGGAAAGCACTATCAACTAGATGGTGCCATGTGCCAACCAAAACCCGTGCAAGAGCCGATGATCCCGATGTGGATTGCCGGCGGCGGAGAACAACTCACGCTGAACGTTGCGGCACGGTACGCCGATTACACCAACTTTGGCGGTGACGACATCAACGAGTTCATCCACAAGTCAGAGGTGCTCGCCGGTCACTGCGCCGACGTCGGGCGCAACTTCGATGACATCACCCGCTCGTGCAACTTCAACGTGATTTGCGCTCCGACCGAGGCGGAGGTTGCAGAAAAGCTCGACCATATCGTCGAAGCAGCGCGCCCATTCATTGAGCAAAAGGACGGCCAGATCGATCGGATGAAAGAGATGCTCGCCCCGATGTCAGGAACCCCCGAGCAGCTCGTCGAAAGGTTGCAGCCCTGGGTCGACGCAGGCATGGGCTACGGAATCGCCTATTTCCCCGACGCCGCCCACGACACCTCAAGCCTCGAACTATTCGCAGCCGAGGTAGTACCAAACCTAGGCTGA
- a CDS encoding Fic family protein → MPTAWNTDDPADTKRLGKNATSVLRMALASALDRDSPSVAMAQSWHRNLYAGCALPVSYYAGEVRNTDSRFPELIGYEVIVGESAGAPSASVPARLAAFETAAVAAVAALDDVVAPGSPPGTAGVLGSVLIFVAGMHGEWVRIHPFANGNGRTARIWANWSLARYSLPPVVRLRPRPAGDAYAMAAAASMAGDHAKMVALLNTQIRNRVTNP, encoded by the coding sequence TTGCCGACAGCGTGGAACACTGACGACCCGGCCGACACCAAGCGGCTCGGGAAAAACGCCACATCGGTGCTGCGGATGGCTCTCGCCAGCGCCCTGGATCGCGACTCTCCATCGGTCGCCATGGCCCAGTCGTGGCACCGCAATCTCTACGCCGGATGTGCGTTGCCCGTGAGCTACTACGCGGGGGAGGTCCGCAACACCGATTCGAGATTCCCAGAGCTGATCGGGTACGAGGTCATTGTTGGCGAAAGCGCCGGTGCACCATCTGCGTCCGTCCCTGCGCGCCTCGCGGCGTTCGAGACAGCCGCCGTAGCGGCGGTTGCCGCTCTCGATGATGTTGTTGCCCCTGGCTCGCCACCCGGAACGGCAGGGGTCCTGGGCTCGGTGCTCATTTTTGTCGCAGGAATGCACGGCGAGTGGGTGCGCATCCACCCGTTCGCGAACGGGAACGGTCGGACCGCACGAATATGGGCAAACTGGAGTCTGGCCCGATACAGTCTCCCGCCGGTTGTCCGACTCCGGCCGAGACCTGCGGGCGACGCATACGCAATGGCTGCCGCAGCCTCGATGGCTGGTGACCACGCCAAGATGGTTGCCTTGTTGAACACGCAGATCCGCAACCGAGTAACAAACCCCTAA
- a CDS encoding NYN domain-containing protein yields the protein MPQQPQPRTNVYVDGFNFYYGSVKGTPFKWLDDRALARALLRGHQINSVKYFTARVQDRADDRGLAKRQDHYIRALIAHAGVEIHNGQFTRRRRCWPLADKLKRNIVELVYVMQTEEKGSDVSLGAHLVWDACHDDMDVALVLSNDSDLQTLLDMVQNLGIRVVTVNPHQQVDQPRRLLSGDKRTLSRRLLGRSQPPNLAMASNGDRISRRRMVLDAQKPAEAGHAGPSTCEGI from the coding sequence ATGCCGCAACAGCCACAGCCTCGAACAAACGTGTACGTCGACGGGTTCAACTTCTACTACGGATCAGTGAAGGGAACGCCGTTCAAGTGGCTGGACGATCGGGCTCTCGCGAGGGCGCTACTCCGCGGGCATCAAATCAACTCTGTGAAATACTTCACAGCCAGAGTCCAAGACAGGGCTGACGACCGCGGACTTGCCAAGCGACAAGATCACTACATCCGGGCTCTGATCGCGCACGCTGGAGTCGAAATTCACAACGGCCAGTTCACCCGGCGGAGGAGGTGTTGGCCGCTGGCCGACAAGCTCAAGCGGAACATTGTCGAATTGGTGTACGTGATGCAAACGGAGGAAAAAGGTTCTGACGTATCACTCGGAGCTCATCTCGTCTGGGACGCTTGCCACGACGACATGGACGTCGCCCTCGTTCTATCGAACGACTCGGATCTCCAGACTCTCCTCGACATGGTACAGAACCTCGGAATCCGGGTCGTTACTGTGAACCCTCATCAACAAGTAGACCAACCGAGGCGGCTCCTCTCGGGCGACAAGCGCACACTCAGTCGGCGGCTCCTCGGACGCTCACAGCCACCGAACCTGGCAATGGCCTCGAACGGGGACAGAATCTCGAGACGCCGAATGGTTCTAGACGCGCAAAAGCCCGCCGAAGCGGGCCATGCTGGGCCTAGTACCTGTGAAGGGATCTAG